Proteins encoded by one window of Chryseobacterium sp. POL2:
- a CDS encoding DUF6080 domain-containing protein codes for MKFKTTFFNTLKLVFPSQKWEWIVFSIVFISYSSFAYFIAKNFRIVFDDRIPWDAYFSFDNRAIVMTGGGFERHPLSNYFFDMIRDFALWISNGRLNADFRVVLALCSSFIISLSIVQIFKYLKEIIKLPLFLALLITLFFSLFTTNILLSFTPENYTYTLFLLCLFNYYVARQYQADKDLSFTAITLFGVGVGGLTITNIIKVYLPMLFQPKLYWNLKKISIEISKVFVSVAVFTLLFLNRIDFKFQNFFDKTGEQYEKFSNPKVTPLWDMIYSWFFGGNIMFPSFILRDYHNKKGFDYKAIFMDVYSSVFSYIIVGIIVVLILWSFIKNFRNRLVQILFWSLMIDVIIHCVLKFGLHTSYIYGGHFVFVFPLMIGWLFYAYRKQAKIISALTSVLIVLTMYIGINNVWRLGEFIEFLNLFYK; via the coding sequence TTGAAATTTAAAACGACTTTTTTTAACACTTTGAAGTTAGTTTTCCCTTCCCAAAAATGGGAGTGGATTGTTTTTTCTATCGTGTTTATCAGTTATTCTAGTTTTGCATATTTTATTGCTAAGAATTTCCGAATTGTTTTTGACGATCGAATTCCTTGGGATGCGTATTTTAGTTTCGATAATCGCGCGATTGTTATGACTGGCGGCGGGTTTGAGAGGCATCCGCTTTCCAATTATTTCTTCGATATGATTCGGGATTTTGCACTTTGGATTTCCAACGGAAGACTGAATGCCGATTTTAGAGTGGTGTTGGCGTTATGCTCTAGTTTTATCATTAGCCTTAGCATCGTTCAGATTTTTAAATATTTAAAAGAAATTATCAAGCTTCCTTTGTTTTTAGCTCTGCTGATAACACTTTTCTTTTCGTTGTTTACAACTAATATTTTGCTGTCTTTCACGCCAGAAAATTATACCTACACCTTGTTTTTGCTGTGTTTGTTTAATTATTATGTGGCGCGACAATATCAGGCGGACAAAGATTTGTCTTTTACAGCGATTACATTATTTGGTGTTGGTGTGGGCGGTTTGACGATTACAAATATTATTAAAGTCTATTTACCAATGCTTTTCCAACCAAAACTGTATTGGAATCTGAAAAAAATAAGTATAGAAATTTCTAAAGTTTTCGTTTCCGTCGCTGTTTTTACGTTATTATTTTTAAACCGAATTGATTTTAAATTTCAAAATTTTTTTGATAAAACCGGAGAGCAATACGAGAAGTTTTCTAACCCGAAAGTTACGCCGCTTTGGGATATGATTTATTCTTGGTTTTTTGGAGGAAATATAATGTTTCCATCTTTTATTTTACGTGATTACCACAACAAAAAAGGCTTCGACTACAAAGCTATTTTCATGGATGTGTATTCGAGTGTTTTTTCCTACATCATTGTCGGAATTATTGTTGTTTTAATTCTTTGGAGTTTTATTAAAAATTTTAGAAACAGACTTGTTCAGATTCTGTTTTGGTCTTTAATGATCGATGTTATAATACATTGTGTTCTCAAATTTGGCTTGCATACGTCTTACATTTATGGAGGACATTTTGTTTTTGTTTTCCCATTGATGATCGGCTGGCTTTTTTATGCCTATCGAAAACAAGCGAAAATAATTTCCGCGTTAACCAGTGTTTTGATTGTTCTTACGATGTATATTGGCATTAATAATGTTTGGCGTTTAGGAGAATTTATAGAATTTTTAAACCTTTTCTACAAATAA
- a CDS encoding SPOR domain-containing protein, with amino-acid sequence MKILSKVLCLLVFITAYNIDAQYIVKKDTISGTPVTITMDTRIDNLITKQEETCARPKENISDNNKPTKIVVPSRELTNTEICRQNPKIMGYKIQVAVVKSNDEARKIGADFRKNFPSLKVEIDASLRPNYKILAGSYFNKQSASSDLSRVKSVYSTATPVQYRIFCVEAK; translated from the coding sequence ATGAAAATCCTTTCAAAAGTTTTGTGCTTATTAGTTTTTATAACAGCTTACAACATTGATGCTCAATACATTGTTAAAAAAGACACCATTTCTGGAACTCCAGTTACGATAACTATGGATACGAGAATTGATAACCTTATAACTAAACAAGAAGAAACTTGTGCCCGTCCAAAAGAAAATATTTCTGACAACAACAAGCCAACAAAAATTGTTGTACCAAGCAGAGAACTAACAAATACTGAAATTTGTCGCCAAAATCCTAAAATCATGGGATACAAGATACAAGTTGCCGTTGTTAAAAGCAATGACGAAGCTCGAAAAATTGGCGCAGATTTTAGAAAAAACTTCCCTTCTCTTAAAGTAGAAATCGACGCTTCATTGAGACCGAATTACAAAATTTTAGCCGGAAGTTATTTTAACAAACAAAGTGCATCATCTGACCTCAGCCGCGTAAAATCCGTCTATAGTACGGCCACACCAGTGCAGTACAGAATTTTCTGTGTCGAGGCAAAATAG